The bacterium genome includes a window with the following:
- a CDS encoding thiamine biosynthesis protein ThiS, which produces MTVRLPQKKKELEVRGPRRVMDLLADAGVRPTTVIVTQGRKLLTKDHRVEDGATIDVISVVSGG; this is translated from the coding sequence ATCACCGTTCGTCTCCCCCAGAAGAAAAAGGAGCTCGAAGTCCGCGGCCCCCGTCGTGTGATGGACCTGCTCGCCGATGCGGGGGTGCGCCCCACCACGGTGATCGTCACCCAGGGGAGGAAGCTCCTCACGAAGGACCACCGGGTGGAGGACGGGGCGACGATCGACGTCATCTCCGTCGTCTCCGGGGGCTAA
- a CDS encoding c-type cytochrome produces MRVCRVALVALSVTLLASAIGCAKQEPPEPAVTAAPAADGKTLFEAKCSVCHGLDRATSLTGTKENWTSIVKKMQGKKADWISDADASKIIDYLTTEHGKK; encoded by the coding sequence ATGCGCGTTTGCCGCGTGGCGCTGGTCGCCTTGTCCGTGACGCTGCTCGCTTCCGCCATCGGCTGCGCCAAGCAGGAACCCCCCGAACCCGCGGTTACGGCGGCTCCCGCGGCGGACGGCAAAACGCTCTTCGAGGCGAAGTGCAGCGTCTGCCACGGCCTCGACCGGGCGACGTCCCTCACCGGGACGAAGGAGAACTGGACGAGCATCGTCAAGAAGATGCAGGGGAAGAAGGCCGACTGGATCTCGGACGCGGACGCGTCGAAGATCATCGACTACCTCACCACGGAGCACGGGAAGAAGTAA
- a CDS encoding AEC family transporter produces MPVFLVVAVGVVLRRHRFFDEGFIDAANSLVYYILLPALLFHEIGGTDFGKAFSGPLVVGGYAATLATFLLAFLASRALGLGPSETGAFVQGSFRANLAYVGLPIVLNAVGPAGLRKAGIFLGLIVPLLNGLSIVALMAPHGAGMGAGIATTVSRIARQIATNPIILACLAGIAWSALKLPIPGMIDRTLRLLTPATLPLALLCLGGSFSFERARKGFPVAVLAVFLKGCVLTGIGIGLYRWMGLEGEDMRIGAIMLGCPTAVVTYVMAARLRGDTDLAGTIVIVSTAASAVTITGWLFVLRALGW; encoded by the coding sequence TTGCCGGTATTCCTCGTGGTGGCGGTGGGGGTCGTCCTGCGCCGCCACCGGTTCTTCGACGAGGGGTTCATCGACGCGGCGAACTCCCTCGTCTACTACATCCTCCTCCCCGCGCTTCTCTTCCACGAGATCGGGGGGACCGATTTCGGGAAGGCGTTCAGCGGCCCCCTCGTGGTCGGAGGATACGCCGCCACGCTCGCCACCTTCCTGCTCGCCTTCCTCGCGTCCCGTGCCCTCGGGCTCGGGCCGTCGGAAACGGGGGCCTTCGTCCAGGGGTCGTTCCGCGCCAACCTCGCCTACGTGGGGCTGCCGATCGTTCTCAACGCGGTGGGGCCCGCGGGGCTGCGGAAGGCGGGGATCTTTCTCGGCCTGATCGTTCCGCTGCTGAACGGCCTGTCGATCGTGGCGCTGATGGCGCCCCACGGCGCGGGGATGGGGGCGGGGATCGCGACCACGGTTTCGCGCATCGCGCGGCAGATCGCGACGAACCCCATCATCCTCGCGTGCCTCGCGGGGATCGCGTGGAGCGCGCTGAAGCTTCCCATCCCAGGAATGATCGACCGGACCCTCCGCCTGCTCACCCCGGCCACCTTGCCGCTGGCGCTGCTGTGCCTCGGGGGATCCTTCTCGTTCGAACGCGCGCGAAAAGGATTCCCGGTCGCGGTGCTCGCGGTGTTCCTGAAGGGGTGCGTCCTGACGGGGATCGGGATCGGCCTTTACCGGTGGATGGGGCTGGAAGGGGAGGACATGCGGATCGGGGCGATCATGCTCGGATGCCCCACCGCGGTCGTCACCTACGTGATGGCGGCGCGACTGCGGGGCGACACGGACCTCGCCGGGACGATCGTCATCGTCTCGACCGCCGCCTCCGCCGTCACGATTACAGGCTGGCTGTTCGTGCTGCGCGCCTTAGGGTGGTAA
- a CDS encoding LUD domain-containing protein, with translation MNERESLFRRLSAACGGHGAATGESLPVEAPMAPGGDRVALFAERFTAAGGVLLRGQVEKALSDLGETLRAEGVTALFFPEGDAAAREIAEALVPFGPFRLTTGAEVRGGSAAVTAGVRSAEAAIAETGTIVETSAGGKTLLPGLIADVHVSIVPTASVVARMEEALAAFTADPPRNISFLSGPSKTADIEQTLTVGAHGPKKAIALLLPP, from the coding sequence GTGAACGAGCGGGAATCGCTGTTTCGCCGCCTTTCCGCCGCGTGCGGGGGGCACGGCGCCGCGACCGGGGAATCGCTTCCCGTGGAAGCGCCCATGGCGCCGGGAGGCGACCGCGTCGCGCTCTTCGCGGAAAGGTTCACCGCCGCCGGAGGGGTTCTCCTCCGCGGGCAGGTGGAAAAGGCGTTGTCCGACCTGGGGGAAACGCTGCGCGCGGAGGGGGTGACCGCCCTCTTCTTCCCGGAGGGCGATGCGGCGGCGCGGGAGATCGCGGAGGCGCTGGTCCCGTTCGGGCCGTTCCGACTCACGACCGGGGCGGAGGTTCGCGGGGGAAGCGCGGCGGTCACCGCCGGCGTTCGCTCGGCGGAGGCCGCGATCGCCGAAACGGGGACGATCGTGGAGACCAGCGCGGGGGGGAAAACGCTCCTCCCGGGACTGATCGCGGACGTCCACGTATCGATCGTGCCCACCGCCTCGGTGGTCGCCCGGATGGAGGAGGCGCTGGCGGCCTTCACCGCCGATCCGCCCCGGAACATCTCGTTCCTCTCCGGCCCCAGCAAGACCGCAGACATCGAGCAGACCCTCACCGTCGGTGCGCACGGGCCGAAGAAGGCGATCGCGCTCCTCTTACCACCCTAA